A single Ziziphus jujuba cultivar Dongzao chromosome 11, ASM3175591v1 DNA region contains:
- the LOC107432867 gene encoding WRKY transcription factor 44: MDVKEAERIVIAKPVASRPTCSSFKSFSELLSGAIDASPSNTSSETAVPAIRPKTVRFKPTVNRAPTGLFSSQAEISGTAVCNASDMAPKSDGKSAVIYKPLAKVVSKATVSLLANMGNFSNSHQQKQPSLDSQHSKQDKYCLRSSKLSSKLHQNISSLAETKQTIEPSKLASQNQEEDPKSLPSTANSDRPSYDGYNWRKYGQKQVKGSEYPRSYYKCTHPNCPVKKKVERSLDGQIAEIVYKGEHNHLKPQPPRRSSSGMQGLGFVSDAAAIDTNNQLPSSHHVNERNEGSEGRLDNQNEVGLSRHSYQGGKTSQLYDSAATGGILSAGGTPDNSCGLSGECEEGSKGLEAEDDEPRSKRRKGENPSNEAGTLGEGVQEPRLVVQNNPDTEIFSDGFRWRKYGQKVVKGNPYPRSYYRCTSLKCNVRKHVERASDDPRAFITTYEGKHNHEMPLRNSNPVSSEAETLAPTGKDKP, translated from the exons ATGGATGTTAAGGAGGCAGAGCGGATAGTTATAGCTAAGCCAGTTGCTTCAAGGCCCACTTGTTCCAGCTTTAAGTCCTTCTCAGAGCTCCTTTCTGGTGCCATTGATGCATCACCCTCTAACACATCGTCTGAAACTGCAGTTCCTGCCATTAGACCAAAGACAGTGAGGTTCAAGCCGACGGTTAATCGTGCACCTACCGGATTGTTTTCTTCCCAG GCGGAGATATCTGGTACTGCTGTTTGTAATGCATCTGATATGGCTCCTAAGTCGGATGGTAAATCAGCTGTCATATACAAACCATTGGCGAAAGTTGTTTCAAAAGCAACTGTCTCTCTCTTGGCAAATATG GGAAACTTCAGTAACAGTCACCAACAAAAACAACCCTCTCTTGATTCTCAACATTCAAAACAAGATAAATACTGTTTGAGATCATCCAAACTTAGCTCAAAATTACACCAGAACATTTCATCGCTAGCTGAGACCAAGCAGACAATTGAACCCTCAAAATTGGCCTCACAAAACCAGGAGGAAGATCCGAAATCTTTACCATCCACGGCAAATAGTGATAGGCCTTCATATGACGGATATAACTGGAGAAAATATGGGCAGAAGCAAGTCAAAGGAAGTGAGTATCCACGAAGCTATTATAAGTGCACTCATCCAAATTGTCCAGTGAAAAAGAAGGTTGAGAGATCTTTGGATGGGCAGATCGCAGAAATTGTCTATAAGGGTGAACACAACCATTTAAAACCTCAGCCTCCTAGGAGAAGCTCATCAGGGATGCAAGGGTTAGGATTTGTGTCTGATGCTGCAGCTATTGATACCAACAACCAATTACCAAGTAGTCACCACGTTAATGAAAGGAATGAAGGTTCTGAAGGGAGACTAGATAATCAGAATGAAGTTGGCTTATCCAGGCATTCCTATCAAGGCGGCAAAACTTCACAGCTTTATGATTCTGCTGCTACTGGAGGAATACTTTCTGCTGGAGGAACTCCCGATAACTCTTGTGGTCTTAGTGGAGAATGTGAGGAAGGAAGTAAGGGGCTCGAGGCAGAGGATGATGAACCAAGAAGTAAGAGAAG GAAAGGTGAGAATCCATCCAATGAAGCAGGCACATTAGGGGAGGGTGTTCAAGAACCTCGCCTTGTAGTGCAAAACAATCCAGATACTGAGATTTTTTCTGATGGATTCCGCTGGAGAAAATATGGGCAGAAAGTTGTTAAGGGAAATCCATACCCCAG AAGTTACTATAGATGTACCAGTCTCAAATGCAATGTGAGGAAGCATGTGGAAAGAGCATCAGATGATCCAAGGGCTTTCATAACAACATATGAAGGCAAGCATAACCATGAAATGCCACTTAGGAATTCAAATCCAGTATCATCTGAGGCTGAGACACTGGCTCCTACTGGTAAAGACAAACCATGA